One Deinococcus aerolatus genomic window carries:
- the allE gene encoding (S)-ureidoglycine aminohydrolase — protein MKHLGTTRSALENAHAVITPETFVRTALAEWPGSQVVLHIAPVIGTRARFVQFTAEMPAGAAAKESAHSYQRFAFVLSGTVEAQMEGEGDGEKRTLGEYDYVYVPAGVAHTLTAISDARVAVFEKPYEAVDGVKAPGVSWGNERENPGYEFEGDDHLIARKLLPDEPAFDFMVSTMSFAPGASLPYTEVHYMEHGLLMLEGEGLYKLQQTYYPVTKGDVIWMGAHCPQWYGALGRNWSKYLLYKDMNRHPLAMLGCGL, from the coding sequence ATGAAACACCTCGGAACCACGCGCAGTGCACTGGAAAATGCCCATGCCGTCATCACACCTGAGACCTTCGTCCGCACCGCGCTGGCCGAGTGGCCGGGCAGCCAGGTCGTCCTGCACATTGCGCCCGTGATCGGCACCCGCGCCCGTTTCGTGCAGTTCACGGCGGAGATGCCCGCCGGGGCCGCGGCGAAGGAATCTGCCCACAGCTACCAGCGCTTCGCCTTCGTGCTGAGCGGCACGGTGGAGGCCCAGATGGAGGGTGAGGGGGACGGCGAGAAGCGCACGCTGGGGGAATACGACTACGTGTATGTCCCGGCCGGCGTGGCGCACACCCTCACCGCCATCTCGGACGCCCGCGTGGCGGTGTTCGAGAAGCCCTACGAGGCGGTGGACGGCGTCAAGGCACCCGGCGTGTCCTGGGGCAACGAGCGCGAGAACCCCGGTTATGAATTCGAGGGCGACGACCACCTGATCGCCCGCAAACTGCTGCCCGACGAGCCAGCCTTCGACTTCATGGTCAGCACCATGAGCTTCGCGCCGGGGGCCAGCCTGCCGTACACAGAAGTGCATTACATGGAGCACGGCCTGCTGATGCTGGAGGGCGAGGGCCTGTACAAGCTCCAGCAGACGTACTACCCGGTGACAAAAGGTGACGTGATCTGGATGGGCGCGCACTGCCCGCAGTGGTACGGCGCGCTGGGCCGCAACTGGAGCAAGTACCTGCTGTACAAGGACATGAACCGCCACCCGCTGGCGATGCTCGGCTGCGGCCTCTGA
- a CDS encoding allantoinase, with the protein MSFDLIVRGGTLVTPEGVRRADLGISGGQIVELSEELTAGGPEVDATGLHVLPGVLDAHVHLNEPGRTHWEGFETGTRALAAGGATSFFDMPLNSSPPVLDRATFEAKRERGEQKSLIDFGLWGGLTPLNLDRLDELADCGVIGFKAFMSHSGLDEFPAVDDTALYEGLKTAARLNLVVATHAESDNLTRHFTEQARTGGGHSVRDYLGTRPVVAELEAVQRALLYAGELGARLHLVHLSSGAAVAMAFEARQRGVDVSIETCAHYLHFTDEDVEKMGALLKCAPPLRSQAVQHHLWDELLAGHVDIVGSDHSPAPPDRKTSENFFALWGGISGAQSTLNVLLSGGHHGRGLPLEAVAALSALNPARRFGMQRKGALATGLDADFVVVDLGHEFELTELYDRWKQNPYLGVHFKGLVQATYSRGRKVYGQGQFDDSVRGQLLRPGR; encoded by the coding sequence ATGAGCTTTGACCTGATCGTGCGCGGCGGCACGCTGGTCACGCCGGAAGGGGTGCGGCGCGCCGACCTGGGCATCAGCGGCGGCCAGATCGTGGAGCTCTCAGAGGAACTTACGGCAGGCGGTCCGGAAGTAGACGCCACAGGGCTGCACGTCCTGCCCGGCGTGCTGGACGCCCACGTTCACCTCAACGAGCCGGGCCGCACCCACTGGGAAGGTTTCGAGACGGGCACGCGGGCGCTGGCCGCCGGCGGCGCCACCAGCTTTTTCGACATGCCGCTCAACTCCTCGCCGCCCGTGCTGGACCGGGCAACGTTTGAAGCCAAACGCGAGCGCGGCGAGCAGAAGTCGCTGATCGACTTTGGCCTGTGGGGCGGCCTGACCCCGCTGAACCTTGACCGACTGGACGAGCTGGCCGACTGCGGCGTGATCGGTTTCAAGGCGTTCATGTCGCACAGCGGTCTGGACGAGTTTCCGGCGGTGGATGACACGGCGCTGTACGAGGGACTGAAGACGGCAGCGCGGCTGAATCTGGTGGTGGCCACCCACGCCGAGAGCGACAACCTGACCCGGCACTTCACCGAGCAGGCGCGCACGGGCGGCGGGCACAGCGTCCGCGACTACCTGGGCACCCGCCCGGTGGTGGCCGAGCTGGAAGCCGTGCAGCGGGCGCTGCTGTACGCGGGCGAGCTGGGGGCCAGATTGCACCTGGTTCACCTGTCGAGCGGGGCAGCCGTGGCGATGGCCTTTGAGGCCCGGCAGCGCGGCGTGGACGTGAGCATTGAGACCTGCGCGCACTACCTGCATTTCACCGATGAGGACGTGGAAAAGATGGGCGCGCTGCTCAAGTGCGCCCCACCTCTGAGAAGTCAGGCTGTGCAACATCACCTGTGGGACGAGTTGCTGGCCGGACACGTGGACATCGTGGGCTCGGACCACTCGCCCGCCCCGCCGGACCGCAAGACCAGCGAGAACTTCTTTGCGCTGTGGGGCGGCATCAGCGGCGCGCAGAGCACCCTGAACGTGCTGCTGAGCGGCGGCCACCACGGGCGCGGCCTGCCCCTGGAAGCTGTCGCGGCCCTGAGCGCCCTCAATCCGGCCCGCCGTTTTGGGATGCAGCGGAAAGGCGCGCTGGCCACTGGCCTGGACGCCGATTTTGTTGTGGTGGACCTGGGCCACGAGTTCGAACTGACCGAACTGTATGACCGCTGGAAGCAAAACCCCTACCTGGGCGTGCACTTCAAAGGACTGGTGCAGGCCACCTACTCGCGGGGCCGCAAGGTCTACGGGCAGGGCCAGTTTGACGACTCGGTGCGCGGGCAGTTGCTGCGTCCCGGCCGCTGA
- a CDS encoding allantoate amidohydrolase — MTADSRTAALTDETVQALSHKIMDACAALACYTEVEGETNRPFLCPTARQVHEYLTGWADSLGMTTHQDAAGNLRSRLDGPTPDAPTLYLGSHLDTVPNAGAYDGILGVVMGYAMLEAVKGERLPYAVEVVGFSEEEGVRYGVPFIGSRALVGTVEGMLELCDAAGQSVRDAITDYGLNVEEIGEAQYRGRALGYFEIHAEQGPVLQDAGVSLGVVEGIAGQNRVILDFVGQASHAGTTPMHLRRDALAAAARFAVAAEDLARATPGLVATVGVMQARPGAMNVIPGEAHCTLDIRHARDEVRLPALQQLLDTARTVAQERGVTVTLTPKMEEHATPMSDSFKALLHRAAEAEGLPHPELVSGAGHDAMILAAHMPSAMLFVRSPNALSHHPDELVLPEDVADALRLSVRFLHLLAEQSA; from the coding sequence ATGACCGCCGATTCCCGCACTGCTGCCCTGACCGACGAGACGGTCCAGGCCCTGAGCCACAAGATCATGGACGCCTGCGCCGCGCTGGCCTGCTACACCGAGGTGGAGGGCGAGACCAACCGGCCCTTCCTGTGCCCCACGGCGCGGCAGGTGCATGAATACCTGACGGGGTGGGCCGACTCGCTGGGCATGACCACCCATCAGGACGCCGCCGGGAACCTGCGCTCGCGCCTGGATGGGCCGACACCGGACGCACCGACGCTGTACCTCGGCTCTCACCTGGACACCGTGCCGAACGCGGGCGCCTACGACGGGATTCTGGGCGTGGTCATGGGTTACGCCATGCTAGAGGCTGTCAAGGGTGAGCGTCTGCCTTACGCGGTGGAAGTAGTGGGCTTCTCCGAAGAGGAAGGCGTGCGCTACGGCGTCCCGTTTATCGGCAGCCGGGCGCTGGTGGGCACCGTGGAGGGCATGCTGGAACTGTGCGACGCGGCGGGCCAGAGCGTGCGCGACGCCATCACCGACTACGGCCTGAACGTTGAGGAGATCGGGGAAGCGCAGTACAGGGGCCGGGCGCTGGGCTACTTCGAGATCCACGCCGAGCAGGGGCCGGTCCTGCAGGACGCGGGGGTGTCGCTGGGCGTGGTGGAAGGGATCGCCGGCCAGAACCGCGTGATCCTGGATTTTGTGGGACAGGCCTCGCACGCCGGAACCACCCCCATGCACCTCCGGCGGGACGCGCTGGCCGCTGCCGCCCGCTTTGCCGTGGCCGCCGAGGACCTGGCCCGCGCCACCCCAGGACTGGTGGCCACCGTGGGCGTGATGCAGGCCCGGCCCGGCGCCATGAACGTGATTCCCGGCGAGGCCCACTGCACGCTGGACATCCGCCACGCGCGCGACGAGGTGCGCCTGCCCGCGCTGCAACAACTGCTGGACACCGCCCGCACTGTGGCCCAGGAACGCGGCGTCACGGTGACCCTCACCCCCAAGATGGAGGAGCACGCCACGCCGATGTCGGATTCCTTCAAGGCGCTGCTGCACCGCGCCGCCGAGGCAGAAGGACTGCCGCACCCCGAGCTGGTCAGCGGCGCGGGCCACGACGCCATGATCCTGGCCGCGCACATGCCCTCGGCCATGCTGTTTGTGCGCTCGCCCAATGCCCTGAGCCACCACCCCGACGAACTGGTGCTGCCAGAGGACGTGGCCGACGCCCTGCGCCTGAGCGTGCGCTTCCTGCACCTGCTGGCGGAACAGAGCGCATGA
- a CDS encoding aldolase/citrate lyase/malate synthase family protein, whose product MNPSPLTLPPAAQPLVAALHRELRPRWAALDAAAQAAPSAPPTYRAAALPDDLGHRRVELIVEASDLQALDAALNSDADALVLDFDDTFAPTRANVQMAYGALETAAKSDRPLLARPRALYAVEEGLEFGGPAIAAFCDLGVILAARPGRPIHIYVPKLETVQEAGLWDDALALAEQHLGLERNAIRVCVQIETYAATLHADALLHALHGRAFGLNAGRWDYVFSLTKRAGAVRGAMPPRNDLTMDVDAMRAYAETLVRVCEARGAQAIGGSAAVAPDAQNPQAALDAVRADKLREAAQGFVAAWAGLPQLLDAVRGAFEGEASQPLPAETAQRTHERLLDLPAPRPLPLDMVQDSIGLALAVFEAWYDGRGVVVRNGRIEDTATAELARAQLWQWVGCAAQLEGGGELTADRYLAERRALAPDTTAQAQLLDHLVLAPVCPEYFPRAAQLRKPQEATV is encoded by the coding sequence ATGAATCCATCCCCGCTGACGCTTCCGCCCGCCGCACAGCCCCTGGTGGCCGCCCTGCACCGGGAGCTGCGGCCACGCTGGGCGGCGCTGGACGCTGCCGCCCAGGCCGCGCCCAGCGCGCCCCCCACCTACCGGGCCGCCGCGCTGCCCGACGATCTGGGGCACAGACGGGTCGAGTTGATTGTGGAGGCATCCGATCTGCAGGCGCTGGACGCCGCGCTGAACTCGGATGCCGACGCGCTGGTGCTGGACTTCGACGATACCTTCGCGCCCACCCGTGCCAATGTCCAGATGGCCTACGGCGCGCTGGAGACGGCGGCGAAAAGTGACCGGCCTCTGCTGGCCCGGCCCCGCGCACTGTACGCCGTGGAGGAGGGGCTGGAGTTCGGCGGCCCCGCCATCGCCGCGTTCTGCGACCTGGGCGTGATTCTGGCCGCGCGGCCCGGGCGCCCCATTCACATCTACGTGCCCAAGCTGGAAACGGTACAGGAGGCGGGGCTGTGGGACGACGCGCTGGCGCTGGCTGAGCAGCACCTGGGTCTGGAAAGGAACGCGATCAGGGTCTGCGTGCAGATCGAGACCTACGCCGCCACGCTGCATGCCGACGCGCTGCTGCACGCGCTGCACGGGCGGGCCTTCGGGCTGAATGCCGGGCGCTGGGATTACGTCTTCAGCCTGACCAAGCGGGCGGGCGCGGTGCGTGGGGCCATGCCGCCGCGCAATGACCTGACGATGGACGTGGACGCCATGCGGGCCTACGCCGAGACGCTGGTGCGCGTCTGCGAGGCACGCGGCGCGCAGGCCATTGGCGGCAGCGCTGCCGTCGCGCCGGACGCACAGAATCCGCAAGCTGCGCTGGACGCCGTGCGCGCCGACAAGCTGCGGGAAGCCGCGCAGGGCTTCGTCGCGGCCTGGGCCGGCCTGCCGCAGCTGCTGGACGCCGTACGGGGTGCTTTTGAGGGTGAGGCGTCCCAGCCGCTGCCCGCCGAGACGGCCCAACGCACGCATGAGCGTCTGCTGGACCTGCCTGCTCCCCGTCCGCTGCCACTAGACATGGTGCAGGACAGCATCGGACTGGCCCTGGCGGTCTTCGAGGCGTGGTACGACGGGCGCGGCGTGGTCGTTCGCAACGGCCGCATCGAGGACACCGCCACCGCCGAACTTGCCCGCGCGCAGCTGTGGCAGTGGGTGGGGTGCGCGGCGCAGCTGGAAGGCGGCGGCGAACTGACGGCTGACCGCTACCTCGCCGAGCGCCGCGCCCTGGCCCCCGACACCACCGCGCAGGCACAGTTGCTGGATCATCTGGTGCTTGCTCCCGTCTGCCCCGAGTATTTTCCCCGCGCCGCTCAGCTGCGCAAGCCCCAGGAGGCCACCGTATGA
- a CDS encoding IclR family transcriptional regulator translates to MTDTSSPHTRQKTGRARTGEAGSVRTLERGLTVLTSLAELGQASLTQVAKAAGLSASTTYRLLETLRQGGFVEWEERSGLFSVGVRAYQVGAAFAGRNTLMGAAQTEMDALVEDLGETVNLAVLRGSEAVYIHQVEGRQLVRMFAQLGAGTPLNCSGVGKVLLAWQAEGEVAQRLGEQPYAAFTPNSITALPPYLKELQNVRVQGYALDDEEREIGVRCMATPLRDHSGQVVASLSVSAPTSRFDRSQIPAFYRRMEAASRAISARLGWTP, encoded by the coding sequence ATGACCGACACCTCTTCCCCCCACACCCGCCAGAAGACGGGCCGCGCCCGCACAGGCGAGGCGGGCAGCGTCCGCACGCTGGAACGCGGCCTGACCGTGCTGACCTCGCTGGCCGAGCTGGGCCAGGCGTCCCTGACGCAGGTGGCCAAGGCGGCGGGCCTGTCGGCCAGCACGACCTACCGCCTGCTTGAAACCCTGCGCCAGGGCGGTTTTGTGGAGTGGGAGGAGCGCAGCGGGCTGTTCAGCGTGGGCGTGCGGGCCTACCAGGTGGGCGCGGCCTTTGCCGGACGCAACACCCTGATGGGCGCCGCCCAGACCGAGATGGACGCCCTGGTAGAAGACCTGGGCGAGACCGTGAATCTGGCGGTGCTGCGCGGCAGCGAGGCGGTGTACATCCATCAGGTGGAGGGCCGCCAGCTGGTCCGCATGTTCGCGCAGCTGGGCGCGGGCACGCCGCTGAACTGCTCCGGCGTGGGCAAGGTGCTGCTGGCCTGGCAGGCCGAAGGCGAGGTGGCGCAGCGCCTGGGCGAACAGCCCTATGCGGCCTTCACCCCCAATTCCATCACGGCGCTGCCCCCCTACCTGAAAGAACTGCAGAACGTGCGGGTGCAGGGGTACGCGCTGGACGACGAGGAACGCGAGATCGGGGTGCGCTGCATGGCCACCCCGCTGCGCGACCACAGCGGGCAGGTGGTGGCCTCACTGAGCGTGTCGGCCCCGACCTCGCGCTTCGACAGGTCGCAGATTCCGGCCTTCTACCGGCGCATGGAGGCGGCCTCGCGCGCCATCTCGGCACGGCTGGGCTGGACGCCGTAA
- the aceB gene encoding malate synthase A translates to MSDAATTAGLQIHAPVSEPQREILSPEALAFVTELHHRFEPRRRELMGAREARQARLDAGELPDFLPETREIREGEWKISPLPQDLQDRRVEITGPVERKMIINALNSGARVFMADFEDASSPTWDNMVDGQRNLRDAVRRTITLDQNGKSYKLNEKTAVLLARPRGWHLPEKHVTVDGETLFGAFFDFGLYAFHNAAELLKRGSGPYFYLPKLESHLEARLWNDVFTYAEEALGIPHGSIKGTVLIETILATFEMDEILYELREHSAGLNCGRWDYIFSYIKKFREQGDRVLPDRAKVSMAVPMMSNYSKLAIQTCHRRGAPSIGGMSAFIPVKNDPEANEKAFAQVRADKEREATNGHDGTWVAHPGMVELATEVFDRLMPTPNQIGSDKQMDLQITAADLLTPPEGTVTEQGVRTNINVGIQYLAAWLRGSGAVPIHNLMEDAATAEISRAQLWQWRKQGVTLEDGRTLSPELFEQLYADEAGKLGGEYADAGKLFKDMATRTPLADFLTLPGYEQLA, encoded by the coding sequence ATGAGCGACGCCGCGACCACAGCAGGTTTGCAGATTCACGCCCCCGTCAGTGAGCCGCAGCGCGAGATCCTGTCGCCGGAGGCGCTGGCCTTTGTGACGGAGCTGCACCACCGCTTCGAGCCGCGCCGCCGCGAGCTGATGGGGGCGCGCGAGGCCCGTCAGGCCCGTCTGGACGCCGGGGAGCTGCCCGACTTCCTGCCCGAGACCCGTGAAATCCGCGAGGGTGAGTGGAAGATCTCACCGCTGCCGCAGGACCTGCAGGACCGCCGCGTGGAGATCACCGGGCCGGTGGAGCGCAAGATGATCATCAATGCGCTGAACAGCGGGGCGCGGGTGTTCATGGCCGACTTCGAGGACGCCAGCAGCCCCACCTGGGACAACATGGTGGACGGCCAGCGCAATCTGCGCGACGCGGTGCGCCGGACGATCACGCTGGACCAGAACGGCAAGTCCTACAAACTCAACGAGAAAACGGCGGTGCTGCTGGCCCGTCCGCGCGGCTGGCACCTGCCCGAGAAGCACGTCACGGTGGACGGCGAAACTCTGTTCGGCGCGTTCTTCGACTTCGGACTGTACGCCTTCCACAACGCGGCGGAACTCCTGAAGCGCGGCAGCGGCCCGTACTTTTACCTGCCCAAGCTGGAATCGCACCTGGAAGCCCGGCTGTGGAACGACGTGTTCACCTATGCCGAGGAGGCGCTGGGCATCCCGCACGGCAGCATCAAGGGCACGGTGCTGATCGAGACCATTCTGGCCACCTTCGAGATGGACGAGATCCTGTACGAACTGCGCGAGCACTCGGCGGGCCTGAACTGCGGACGCTGGGACTACATCTTTTCCTACATCAAGAAGTTCCGCGAGCAGGGTGACCGCGTGCTGCCGGACCGCGCCAAGGTCAGCATGGCCGTGCCGATGATGAGCAACTACAGCAAACTGGCAATCCAGACCTGCCACCGGCGCGGCGCCCCCTCGATTGGCGGTATGAGCGCCTTCATTCCGGTCAAGAACGACCCGGAAGCCAATGAGAAGGCCTTCGCGCAGGTGCGGGCCGATAAGGAGCGCGAGGCCACCAACGGCCACGACGGCACCTGGGTGGCGCACCCCGGCATGGTGGAATTGGCCACCGAGGTGTTTGACCGCCTGATGCCCACGCCCAACCAGATCGGCAGCGACAAGCAGATGGACCTGCAGATCACGGCGGCTGACCTGCTGACCCCGCCCGAGGGCACCGTCACCGAGCAGGGGGTCCGCACTAACATCAACGTGGGCATCCAATACCTCGCGGCGTGGCTGCGCGGCAGCGGCGCGGTGCCCATCCACAACCTGATGGAAGACGCCGCCACCGCCGAGATCAGCCGGGCGCAGCTGTGGCAGTGGCGCAAGCAGGGCGTGACGCTGGAAGACGGGCGCACCCTGAGCCCGGAACTGTTCGAGCAGCTGTACGCCGACGAGGCCGGAAAACTGGGCGGCGAGTACGCGGACGCGGGTAAGCTGTTCAAGGACATGGCCACCCGCACCCCGCTGGCCGACTTCCTGACGCTGCCCGGCTACGAGCAGCTGGCCTGA
- a CDS encoding PRC-barrel domain-containing protein, with the protein MIKGKDILGRHIVAIDSGQRIDSVHDLIFDHQANEVLGLLVDEGGWFRAAKVVPFEMIRAIGEDAIMIDSADHVTTTRDDDRLADVLDSKISLIGMTLLTTDGQDLGKIADVYFDEKTGKVEGYEATGGVFSDLSNGRTFVPAPENVQIGEHAAIVPVSVANAMHEQEPGGLKGALGTAGSSIKEAYENIAEATKERQKEFAIGKTAGGDVTLEDGSVIVSKGDTITAEQADLAEQHGRLTALATTATGGAISDAYGNVADASKERQKEYVVGKEAGSDLLAEDGSTIVTKGQIITAEQADRAEKDGKLTALATSATGGVIVATYGDARERVQGGFEDMRGATAERQKAYVVGKTASSDVTTDAGETIVYKGGVITSYQADRAEQTGKLGALTAAATGGAFAGGMQGLRGSGDNAAPVDPTSPEAAIGRRARTEVRGPSGSLVAAQGQIVTAAIVERARHLGVEDRLLAATGVRSDQSGQSGGTDTRAALAGGLENVSSGASNLLDRAKGWLGERREDAETAMDERQQAMREQRIKDALGRPVNRVILAPDDSIILNLGEIVTHKAVQLATQGDVLDILLDSVSTETAHIDPLASRPAEHGRGALDSQNETGPQNTPSGLSTDPKSQG; encoded by the coding sequence ATGATTAAAGGCAAAGACATTCTGGGGCGGCACATCGTCGCCATTGATTCCGGCCAGCGCATCGACAGCGTGCATGACCTGATCTTCGATCACCAGGCCAACGAGGTGCTGGGGCTGCTGGTCGACGAGGGCGGCTGGTTCCGCGCGGCCAAGGTCGTGCCCTTCGAGATGATCCGCGCCATCGGCGAGGACGCCATCATGATCGACTCGGCGGACCACGTGACCACCACCCGTGACGATGACCGGCTGGCCGACGTGCTGGACAGCAAGATCAGTCTGATCGGCATGACGCTGCTGACCACCGACGGACAGGACCTGGGCAAGATCGCCGACGTGTATTTCGACGAGAAGACCGGCAAGGTGGAAGGTTACGAGGCCACCGGCGGCGTGTTCTCGGACCTGAGCAACGGGCGGACCTTCGTGCCAGCCCCGGAAAACGTGCAGATCGGCGAGCACGCGGCCATCGTGCCGGTGTCGGTGGCGAACGCCATGCACGAGCAGGAGCCGGGCGGCCTCAAGGGCGCGCTGGGCACCGCCGGCAGCTCGATCAAGGAGGCTTACGAGAACATCGCCGAGGCCACCAAGGAGCGCCAGAAGGAATTCGCCATCGGTAAGACGGCGGGCGGCGACGTCACGCTGGAAGATGGCAGCGTCATTGTGTCCAAGGGCGACACCATCACCGCCGAGCAGGCCGATCTGGCCGAGCAGCACGGCCGGCTGACCGCGCTGGCCACCACCGCGACGGGCGGGGCAATCTCGGACGCCTACGGCAACGTCGCCGACGCGTCCAAGGAGCGCCAGAAAGAGTACGTGGTGGGCAAGGAGGCCGGGAGTGACCTGCTGGCCGAGGACGGCTCCACCATCGTCACCAAAGGCCAGATCATCACCGCCGAGCAGGCCGACCGCGCAGAGAAGGACGGCAAGCTGACTGCGCTGGCCACCAGCGCCACCGGCGGCGTGATTGTCGCCACCTATGGCGACGCCCGCGAGCGCGTGCAGGGCGGCTTCGAAGACATGCGCGGCGCCACCGCCGAGCGCCAGAAGGCCTACGTGGTCGGCAAGACGGCCAGCTCGGACGTCACCACCGATGCGGGCGAGACCATTGTCTACAAAGGCGGCGTGATCACCAGCTATCAGGCGGACCGCGCCGAGCAGACCGGCAAGCTGGGCGCGCTGACCGCCGCCGCCACCGGCGGAGCCTTTGCGGGCGGCATGCAGGGCCTGCGTGGGAGCGGCGACAACGCGGCCCCGGTGGACCCCACCAGCCCCGAGGCCGCCATTGGCCGCCGCGCGAGGACTGAAGTGCGCGGCCCCAGCGGCAGCCTGGTGGCAGCGCAGGGCCAGATCGTCACGGCGGCCATCGTGGAGCGTGCCCGGCACCTGGGCGTTGAGGACAGGTTGCTGGCGGCCACTGGCGTTCGTTCAGACCAGTCCGGCCAGTCCGGCGGCACCGACACCCGCGCTGCCCTGGCCGGCGGCCTGGAAAACGTCTCCAGCGGCGCCAGCAACCTGCTGGACCGGGCCAAGGGCTGGCTGGGCGAGCGCCGCGAGGACGCCGAGACGGCGATGGACGAGCGCCAGCAGGCCATGCGCGAGCAGCGCATCAAGGACGCCCTGGGCCGCCCGGTCAACCGGGTGATCCTGGCCCCGGACGACAGCATCATTCTGAACCTGGGCGAGATCGTGACCCACAAGGCCGTGCAACTGGCCACCCAGGGCGACGTGCTGGACATTCTGCTGGACAGCGTCAGCACCGAGACGGCGCATATTGACCCACTGGCCAGCCGTCCCGCCGAGCATGGCCGCGGAGCGCTGGACAGCCAGAACGAAACGGGGCCGCAGAACACGCCCTCCGGCCTGTCCACCGATCCCAAATCCCAGGGCTGA
- the cysK gene encoding cysteine synthase A, producing MVETLIGNTPLVQLQRVTEPGMADVFVKLEGQNPGGSIKDRTALGLVEDAERSGRLKPGGTIVEPTSGNTGVGLAQVAAAKGYRLILCMPAQMSEERKRTLKAYGAELVLTDPARRMLAAIEEAGRIAEETGAVVMGQFTNPANPAVHERTTGPELWQQMDGRIDTFVYGSGTGGTISGVGRFLKAQNPDLQVVAVEPARSNVLSGGERGEHGFQGMGPGFIPDNLDRSIIDRVIQVWEEDAYPLARRLAQEEGVFVGMSSGANAWASLQVARELGAGKRVATIACDTGARYLTTALFSEETGTPPGYKPYSRERV from the coding sequence ATGGTTGAGACGCTGATTGGCAACACGCCGCTGGTGCAATTGCAACGGGTCACGGAGCCCGGCATGGCCGACGTGTTCGTGAAACTGGAGGGCCAGAACCCTGGCGGCAGCATCAAGGACCGCACCGCGCTGGGGCTGGTCGAGGACGCCGAGCGCAGCGGCCGCCTGAAACCCGGCGGCACCATCGTGGAGCCGACCAGCGGCAACACCGGGGTGGGGCTGGCGCAGGTGGCGGCGGCCAAGGGATACCGGCTGATTCTGTGCATGCCTGCCCAGATGTCCGAGGAGCGCAAGCGCACCCTCAAGGCCTACGGTGCGGAACTGGTGCTGACCGATCCGGCCCGCCGCATGCTGGCCGCCATCGAGGAGGCCGGGCGCATCGCCGAGGAAACCGGAGCGGTGGTGATGGGCCAGTTTACCAATCCGGCCAACCCGGCCGTCCACGAGCGCACCACCGGTCCCGAGCTGTGGCAGCAGATGGACGGACGCATCGACACCTTCGTGTACGGCAGCGGGACAGGAGGCACCATCAGCGGCGTGGGGCGGTTTCTGAAGGCCCAGAACCCGGACCTTCAGGTGGTGGCCGTGGAACCGGCGCGCAGCAACGTCCTGAGCGGCGGCGAGCGTGGCGAGCACGGCTTTCAGGGCATGGGGCCAGGCTTCATTCCGGACAACCTGGACCGGAGCATCATTGACCGCGTGATACAGGTCTGGGAGGAGGATGCCTACCCGCTGGCCCGCCGTCTGGCCCAGGAGGAGGGGGTCTTTGTGGGCATGAGCAGCGGGGCCAACGCCTGGGCCTCCCTGCAGGTGGCCCGTGAGCTGGGCGCAGGCAAACGGGTGGCAACCATCGCCTGCGACACCGGGGCGCGCTACCTGACCACCGCGCTGTTCAGCGAGGAAACCGGGACCCCTCCAGGCTACAAACCGTATTCACGCGAACGGGTCTGA